One Xyrauchen texanus isolate HMW12.3.18 chromosome 34, RBS_HiC_50CHRs, whole genome shotgun sequence genomic window carries:
- the LOC127627517 gene encoding serine/threonine-protein phosphatase 2A catalytic subunit alpha isoform-like: MDEKVYTKELDQWIEQLNECKQLSESKVKTLCEKAKEILTKESNVQEVRCPVTVCGDVHGQFHDLMELFRIGGKSPDTNYLFMGDYVDRGYYSVETVSLLVALKVRYRERITILRGNHESRQITQVYGFYDECLRKYGNANVWKYFTDLFDYLPLTALVDGQIFCLHGGLSPSIDTLDHIRALDRLQEVPHEGPMCDLLWSDPDDRGGWGISPRGAGYTFGQDISETFNHANGLTLVSRAHQLVMEGYNWCHDRNVVTIFSAPNYCYRCGNQAAIMELDDTLKYSFLQFDPAPRRGEPHVTRRTPDYFL; this comes from the exons ATGGACGAAAAGGTGTATACGAAGGAGCTTGATCAATGGATTGAACAGCTAAATGAGTGCAAACAGCTCTCAGAAAGCAAAGTCAAGACACTTTGTGAAAAG GCTAAAGAAATCCTTACCAAGGAGTCCAATGTACAGGAGGTGAGATGTCCGGTCACTGTGTGTGGAGATGTGCACGGCCAGTTTCATGACCTCATGGAGCTCTTCAGAATTGGAGGGAAGTCACCAGACACAAACTACCTTTTCATGGGAGATTATGTGGACCGAGGCTATTATTCTGTGGAAACTGTCTCACTGCTTGTCGCTCTCAAG GTAAGGTACCGTGAACGCATTACAATTCTCAGAGGGAATCATGAAAGTAGACAGATCACACAAGTGTACGGCTTTTATGACGAGTGCCTACGGAAATATGGCAATGCAAATGTTTGGAAATACTTCACAGACCTCTTTGATTACCTTCCCCTAACTGCCTTGGTAGATGGTCAG ATATTCTGTCTTCATGGAGGATTGTCACCATCCATAGACACTCTTGATCACATCAGAGCACTGGATCGTTTACAGGAAGTTCCTCATGAG GGACCCATGTGTGATTTGTTGTGGTCAGACCCAGATGACCGTGGAGGTTGGGGTATTTCTCCTAGAGGTGCAGGCTACACCTTTGGGCAGGACATATCAGAGACGTTTAATCATGCAAATGGCCTTACCCTGGTCTCTAGAGCTCACCAGTTAGTGATGGAG GGATACAACTGGTGCCATGATCGAAATGTGGTAACGATTTTCAGCGCGCCAAACTACTGTTACCGCTGTGGTAACCAGGCAGCTATCATGGAGCTTGATGACACCCTGAAGTACTCCTT CCTTCAGTTTGATCCAGCCCCTCGCAGAGGAGAGCCGCACGTCACCCGCCGAACCCCTGACTACTTCTTGTGA